The following are encoded together in the Buteo buteo chromosome 24, bButBut1.hap1.1, whole genome shotgun sequence genome:
- the LOC142044183 gene encoding serine protease inhibitor Kazal-type 5-like: protein MENTIHCIVEQDVASQASIKNECMKIWSLLRSGKFSCPTNKEPVSSPDGKADLNKCLMCQRLLERHSKNTGSGGEANRNANSLEEDDCREFRDLFKKGKLSCTRENDPVRDSSGKQHSNKCIMCAEKFKRENERKLSKNRQGKDKDDCSEYRSQFEAGGRLSCTRENDPVRDSSGKQHINKCLMCAEKFKKEAQRGGQSGGTAQRNKPLGSESTNQKSCGGSGSQQGMNERRPFSSNRGPQGNAAQSGRNCNPAPGRKAQDSDTDAYQLLDCDRILHGVKGGRIFCSKSSQPVCGTDGKTYKNECDLCSAAMKASSYITVNYRGECRKPAPEVK, encoded by the exons ATGTTGCCAGCCAAGCTTCAATTAAG AATGAGTGCATGAAAATTTGGTCACTTTTGCGCAGCGGGAAGTTTTCCTGTCCCACCAACAAGGAGCCCGTCAGCAGCCCGGATGGCAAAGCAGACCTCAACAAGTGCCTGATGTGCCAAAGGCTGCT GGAGAGACACTCAAAAAACACAGGGAGTGGCGGAGAGGCGAACAGGAATGCGAACTCCTTGGAAGAG GATGACTGCCGAGAGTTTCGGGATCTGTTCAAGAAAGGGAAGCTTTCCTGCACCAGAGAAAATGACCCTGTCCGGGATTCGTCTGGGAAGCAACACAGCAATAAGTGCATCATGTGTGCAGAGAAGTT cAAAAGGGAGAATGAACGGAAGTTATCTAAAAACAGACAAGGAAAAGATAAG GACGACTGCAGTGAGTATCGCTCCCAGTTTGAAGCTGGTGGACGACTGTCCTGCACAAGGGAAAATGACCCTGTTCGGGATTCCTCTGGCAAGCAGCACATCAACAAATGTCTCATGTGCGCTGAGAAGTT CAAAAAGGAAGCTCAAAGAGGAGGTCAGTCTGGTGGAACTGCCCAGCGCAACAAACCGCTCGGTTCAGAGAGTACAAACCAG AAGAGCTGCGGTGGTTCAGGGTCACAGCAGGGTATGAATGAGAGACGTCCCTTCTCGTCAAACAGAGG cccccaaGGAAACGCGGCTCAGAGCGGTAGGAACTGCAACCCGGCACCAGGTCGCAAGGCGCAGGACAGCGACACCGATGCCTACCAGCTG ctGGACTGCGATCGAATTCTGCACGGGGTAAAGGGTGGAAGGATTTTCTGCAGCAAATCCTCACAACCAGTCTGTGGCACTGATgggaaaacatacaaaaatgaaTGTGACTTGTGTTCAGCTGCCAT GAAAGCTTCGAGCTACATCACGGTAAACTATCGAGGTGAATGCCGAAAGCCTGCCCCTGAAGTG aagtaA